Sequence from the Oncorhynchus nerka isolate Pitt River unplaced genomic scaffold, Oner_Uvic_2.0 unplaced_scaffold_4729, whole genome shotgun sequence genome:
gtagatgtatataatgaacagactaggtctatactgctcctacatggtgtaacaatacatcatgtagatgtatataatgaacagactaggtctatactgctccctgtatggtgtaacaatacatcatgtagatgtatataatgaacagactaggtctatactgctcctgcatggtgtaacaatacatcatgtagatgtatataatgaacagacatggtgtaacaatacatcatgtagatgtatataatgaacagactaggtctatactgctcctacatggtgtaacaatacatcatgtagatgtatataatgaacagactaggtctatactgctcctgcatggtgtaacaatacatcatgtagatgtatataatgaacagactaggtctatactgctcctacatggtgtaacaatacatcatgtagatgtatataatgaacagactacaatacatcatgtagatgtatataatgaacagactaggtctatactgctccatgtatataatgaacagatggtgtaacaatacatcatgtagatgtatataatgaacagactaggtctatactgctcctacatggtgtaacaatacatcatgtagatgtatataatgaatgtatataatgaacagactaggtctatactgctcctacatggtgtaacaatacatcatgtagatgtatataatgaacagactaggtctatactgctcctacatggtgtaacaatacatcatgtagatgtatataatgaacagactaggtctatactgctcctgtatggtgtaacaatacatcatgtagatgtatataatgaacagactaggtctatactgctcctacatggtgtaacaatacatcatgtagatgtatataatgaacagactaggtctatactgctcctgtatggtgtaacaatacatcatgtagatgtatataatgaacagactaggtctatactgctcctgtatggtgtaacaatacatcatgtagatgtatataatgaacagactaggtctatactgctcctgtatggtgtaacaatacatcatgtagatgtatataatgaacagactaggtctatactgctcctgtatggtgtaacaatacatcatgtagatgtatataatgaacagactaggtctatactgctcctgtatggtgtaacaatacatcatgtagatgtatataatgaacagactaggtctatactgctcctgtatggtgtaacaatacatcatgtagatgtatataatgaacagactaggtctatactgctcctgtatggtgtaacaatacatcatgtagatgtatataatgaacagactaggtctatactgctcctgtatggtgtaacaatacatcatgtagatgtatataatgaacagactaggtctatactgctcctacatggtgtaacaatacatacAGCCACTGCAAAATGATCCGTTTCTCTGGTTTTACCATTTCTAGGTATGCGTTTGGGTAAAattaacatttttgttttattctattaactactgacaacatttctcccaaataaaaatgttcttatttagagcatttatttgcagaCAATGACAACTCGAATAATGCAAAGACAATAAGTTCATATTaatttttaaacaacacaataatAATGTTTTCACTTAGGAAGAGTTTGGAAATCAATATTTGGTGGAATAACCCTGATTTTCAATCACAGCTTACATGCGTCTTGTCAggctctccaccagtctttcatTTTGATGTTGGGTGCCTTTATGTCACTCCTGGCGTAAAAATTCAAGCAGCTCGGCTTTGTTTGATGGCGTGTGACCATCCATCTTCCTCTGGATCACATTCCAgcggttttcaatggggttcaggtctggagattgggctggccatgacagggtcttgatctggtggttttcaatggggttcaggtctggagattgggctggccatgacagggtcttgatctggtggttttcaatggggttcaggtctggagattgggctggccatgacagggtcttgatctggtggttttcaatggggttcaggtcaggagattgggctggccatgacagggtcttgatctggtggtcctccatccacaccttgattgacctggctgtgtggcatggactattgtcctgctggaaaaaacaacaacccctcagagttggggaacattgtcagagcagaaggaaGCAAGTTTTCTTCCAGGACAACCTTGTACGTGGCATGATTCATGCGTCCTTCACAAAGATAAATCTGCTCGATTCCAGCCTTGCAGAAGCACCCCCAGATCCTCCACCAAATATCACAGTGGGGGTGAGACCTGGAGACAGGATTCCCTACAAGCCAGTGTCTCGCAACCACTGTGAAATTTTGCAGATGATCAGTGATGATCTGGGGGTGCTTCTGCAAGGCTATTGAacttgaacttcagttcatgaaaaacTAGCGGGGTTACGTGTTATGAAGCTAGCCACAacagtggaatttgcggtttgccttcaagATAAAAGTCCCTTGttgaaagtgatgcagaaggttacaattggtggaatcatgccatatttagactagataatgttaaacaaggttggaTTGTGGActaatgaaatggggtatcagtcgaCTCAGTatccaaatactttttttcctcAGACTCCAACATCCACGTTGCATAGTTTTTCCTATGGAAAAATGTTCAATACCCATaggttgacaataaatgtggctcaattcacagtggtttgagtcctgcaataagagctatgacactaatgttctctgggtgtcactgagtagactgataccccatgtcattgatccacaattTATAGTTAAGGCTGTACAGTGAAGTAAGTATGtccccaatgcaattctaaagtctaatacatccagtgtgatgaaaacagatttttgtcaaattaacaaataGTATTTTGTTTACTTTATATAACATTCTAACCTCGTTTAGCATGATCTATTCAATTACGGCACAATTccactatttgtattcatttgcatcactgtcaattacatacttttattttgaaggctccgcaaagtccactatttagctaatccttattgtggctcgtttcacatagatgggtccgaccaccattaatcaaataaaaactgtcttataaatgagggttctttttagatgatgacacctagctatatagttagctagctaactatagctactgaaacagatgtcgttttgctatgttttggGGGGAAGAACATTGTTAGCATCCATGAGCGAGCTAGCTTTTTTTAATGACCTgcactgtaggtgcgcgagagaactttaccagcatcatagcatatgaaatacgagtgatcatgtaatcaatgtgtaataactacggtggaaaaatatataaatgcgttaaattattatgtgacgtgcagtcatattcaggtcctgattggtcaacaagcttatttgacacgtcaaagtgtttttttgacacgcaaagaccccaACGGCGTTCCACAtccccaacacacacagaaaaacacacagagCCAGAGTAAAAGAAGACTATTTAATCACAGAGAGAGTGTAGTGTACACAGAGAGAGTGTAGTGTACACAGAGAGAGTGTAGTGTACACAGAGAGAGTGTAGTGTACACAGAGAGAGTGTAGTGTACACAGAGAGAGTGTAATGTACACATAGAGAGTGTAATGCACACAGAGAGAGTGTAGTGTACACAGAGAGAGTGTACATAGAATCTACATAAAAACTGACACACTCCATATTCAATTAATATCTTGGGATTTAAAAACATAAAACATACAAATGTATTTTTGAGTAGGTTTTCTCCAATTTGATTTCATATGGAAAAAAGAGCATAAACAAAACCACAAAGCACCACTTTTCAGTATAAGATGAGAAGTGTGTTACCTCATGAATTGAGGTTGAGAAGTGTGTTACCTCAATGTGCGTGTTACCTCATGAATTGTAAGTATGTGAAAAATCACTCTCCACATTGGGAGCATGAGTAaagcttctcccctgtgtgtgtaaCCTTAGTCTTTCAGGTGCCTAAACTGGGTAAATATATTTCTACACTGGGAGCATTTGTAACATTTCTCTCATGTGTGGATTCTTTCATGTGATTTCAGTTGCCGTAACCACGTAAATTTaattccacactgggagcagcggAAAGGCTTTTCCCCCGTGTGTCTTTGCTCATGATTCTTCAGGAAGCGTAATGAGGTAAAATTcattccacactgggagcagtgatgTGGCTCTTCTTCTTTGTGTGTCCTCTTATGTGATTTCAGGTTACCTAACCggttaaaactctttccacactgggaacattggaaagGCTTTTCGCCTGTGTGGATTCTCTCATGTATTTTCAGGCTCCCGAactgggtaaaactctttccacactgggaacattggTAGGGCTTCTCTCCGGTGTGTGTTCTCTCATGCTCTTTCAGTTGCCTTACCCAGCTGAAACGCTTTTCGCAATATAAACAGGGGTAAGGCTTTTCCCCTGTATGTATTCTTTGATGTTCCTTCAGGTTACTTAGCCGCTTAAAAGTATTACCACATTGAGGGCATTTGTGAGGCTTATCTCCTGTGTGCATTCTCTCATGTGATTTCAGGCAACTTAACTGTGAAcatctctttccacactgggagcattggtaaggcttctctcctgtgtgaattctAGTATGTATTTTCAGGCTCCCTAACTGGGTAAAACTCcttccacactgggaacattggtagggcttctctccagtgtgtattcttTCATGCACCTTCAGTGTCCGTAACTGGGTAAAAGTCTTTCCACAGTGGGAACAGTGGTGTCGTCTTGCTGGTTCAGACATCTCTTGCTCTGGATCTTCTGAGTCTGGTGTCTCTCCTACCAAAGACAAATCGTGTGTTTAATTTAACAGTGAGATCAGGGTCGTATTCACTAGTAACTAAAACGAAACGGTGTTCACAAATTAATACGACCCTGAATGAAACCTTCACATGATAAAAACTGTCTTCCTATTAGGTTTAATCTAAATCAGATCCTTCAATAAACCTGAGGCCAAGTTCCATAGGTGTTTTTCTGGTGCTCATTATGAAAAAATGAGTCAGTAGCCAACAATCAGACAATAGAAAGGTGGTCAATTAGGCCTATTTCATAGGTTCTTATTGGCCAGCATTTGGCTCCTGTTCTGTCTTTCGATGTCCACAATCCTTAATTAAACACAGTCCTCGATTAACACAGTCCTCGATTAACACAGTCCTCGATTAACACAGTCCTCGTCATATTAGCAGCCCAGGCATCTTTAGATCTCTTTCTAAGTTCCTGACGGAGATGTTTAACAATGGTGTTTTCCTGCAAATTGCATTTTggcaaatgttttaaaaatatgtttttgttgGCTGCTTCAATACAggagttgcatgttctgttaatatTAATTACCATAATCCTAATCTAAATATGATTTCTGTAATGGCCACATTCATAATTAAGTAGGAAATTGCATGCATTTTGGCCCTTACAGAGTAGGAGGGCAAGTCTCAAAGGTTTTTCAGTCGATCATATTTCATGGCTTTTTGAAAGAGGTCTCAGAGCTTGTTTCTCCACTCACAGCTGTCCCCCAGTGTTAGTTATAACATGGATAGGCATATCGAAGGAAAGGCTTGGCTGaacacaaagcaaaaacatttaagATTGTGATTTTCATTATTACATCAGAGAGGAAAACAACCGTTATGGACTTTACAGACGGACAGACATTCCGATCTTAAATATTTCTTGATTCAAATC
This genomic interval carries:
- the LOC135566486 gene encoding zinc finger protein 239-like, with the protein product MLTSPTMSSKSHPSAEEEDCWTEREALVKEEKEEEAVTVKQEVKDEAVTVKEEDVSVKKEEEVNKQEGAVCTVKEETTVTVKEEEAVFGVNEEGEITVTLEEEEEQNGDLINTRETPDSEDPEQEMSEPARRHHCSHCGKTFTQLRTLKVHERIHTGEKPYQCSQCGRSFTQLGSLKIHTRIHTGEKPYQCSQCGKRCSQLSCLKSHERMHTGDKPHKCPQCGNTFKRLSNLKEHQRIHTGEKPYPCLYCEKRFSWVRQLKEHERTHTGEKPYQCSQCGKSFTQFGSLKIHERIHTGEKPFQCSQCGKSFNRLGNLKSHKRTHKEEEPHHCSQCGMNFTSLRFLKNHEQRHTGEKPFRCSQCGIKFTWLRQLKSHERIHT